A genome region from Bombus pyrosoma isolate SC7728 linkage group LG14, ASM1482585v1, whole genome shotgun sequence includes the following:
- the LOC122574999 gene encoding uncharacterized protein LOC122574999, translating into MTWTSAPGTPAAEILLEQSKGYATIEWAGMVVVGVYASPNSGLVAFEVFLDGIGDCVRRYLSSQVLVLGDFNAHSSQWGHTMTDARGRVLLDWAADLGLLLLNRGSTSTCVAWNGCFVVDITWGTPNAFRQVSGWRVAEGVETLSDHLYIFVEAGPETNPAREARGIRGIERSRPPSRWRLKDRNNEMLQAAAIVAAWNWDARAEETSVDKEAENLRRDMKVACGASMPHSVPGARQNGNVYWWTPEIAELRARCIRARGRFHRARRRRLHNEEEISLCYETYRELRHSLQWRIKSAKARAWMDLVQLVESDPWGRPYRMVMKKLRPRAPPLTADMDPALLEEVIRTLFPPQGSVLGPILWIIEYDAVLRCPILPDSGIVCYANDTLVLAGGSWWHETLRHRELAAACNDTGYTRAGPEGVPSQVGAHMVL; encoded by the coding sequence ATGACGTGGACGTCAGCACCGGGCACACCCGCCGCAGAGATCCTGCTCGAGCAGAGCAAGGGGTATGCCACGATCGAGTGGGCTGGGATGGTGGTGGTAGGCGTATATGCCTCCCCGAACAGTGGCCTGGTCGCGTTTGAGGTGTTCCTGGACGGGATTGGCGATTGCGTGAGACGATACCTTTCAAGTCAGGTCCTCGTCCTGGGAGACTTTAATGCTCACTCCTCGCAATGGGGGCACACAATGACAGATGCTCGTGGCCGGGTGCTGTTAGACTGGGCTGCGGACCTCGGGCTCCTCTTACTTAACAGAGGCTCGACCAGTACATGCGTGGCGTGGAACGGGTGTTTCGTTGTCGATATTACATGGGGTACCCCCAATGCCTTCCGGCAGGTCTCAGGTTGGAGAGTAGCTGAAGGGGTTGAGACTCTCTCAGACCACCTGTATATATTCGTGGAGGCCGGCCCGGAGACAAACCCCGCGAGAGAGGCCCGCGGCATTAGGGGAATTGAACGCTCCCGCCCGCCATCAAGATGGCGCCTCAAGGATAGAAACAACGAGATGCTCCAGGCAGCAGCCATCGTCGCGGCCTGGAACTGGGACGCCCGTGCAGAAGAGACAAGCGTGGACAAAGAGGCGGAGAACCTTCGCCGAGACATGAAAGTGGCATGTGGTGCGTCAATGCCCCACTCCGTGCCTGGGGCTAGACAGAACGGTAATGTGTACTGGTGGACCCCGGAGATCGCAGAGCTACGGGCGAGGTGCATTCGGGCCCGGGGGCGGTTCCATAGAGCCCGCCGTCGGCGTCTTCATAACGAGGAAGAGATCTCCCTCTGCTACGAGACATATAGAGAGTTGCGACACAGCTTACAGTGGAGAATCAAGAGCGCTAAAGCGCGAGCCTGGATGGACCTCGTCCAGTTAGTCGAATCCGACCCGTGGGGACGGCCGTACAGAATGGTGATGAAGAAACTGCGTCCGAGGGCCCCACCACTAACGGCAGATATGGATCCGGCATTGCTGGAAGAGGTCATTCGCACACTGTTCCCGCCGCAAGGTTCAGTTTTGGGTCCGATTCTGTGGATCATCGAATACGACGCGGTGCTTCGTTGCCCCATACTCCCAGACTCAGGCATCGTGTGTTACGCGAACGACACATTGGTCTTGGCCGGAGGAAGCTGGTGGCACGAGACACTGCGTCATAGAGAACTTGCCGCCGCTTGCAATGATACGGGCTATACGAGGGCTGGGCCTGAAGGTGTCCCTAGCCAAGTCGGAGCCCATATGGTTTTATGA
- the LOC122575000 gene encoding uncharacterized protein LOC122575000, producing MKYLGLTIDSQWTLGPHFKLLVPKVTTTANALCRLLPNTGGAEVGVRRLLHRTTAIRIVRAYRTIPYASATALAASLPFELQALALRRVYHQLQGLRSGGDTPSAGRLVREVRGEARLETWERWRIQLAAEDTVRPHRAVGAVLPNWEAWRDRDGLPLTYRMTQVLTGHEAFGEFLLKD from the exons ATGAAATACTTGGGCCTCACCATCGACAGTCAATGGACGCTCGGGCCTCACTTCAAGCTCCTGGTTCCCAAAGTGACGACAACAGCCAACGCTCTATGTAGACTGCTGCCGAATACCGGTGGGGCCGAAGTAGGAGTGCGCCGACT GCTTCATAGGACGACCGCCATCAGGATCGTAAGGGCATACCGGACGATACCATATGCGTCGGCGACTGCCCTGGCAGCGTCTCTTCCGTTCGAGCTCCAGGCCCTAGCGCTCCGACGGGTGTACCATCAACTGCAGGGCCTGCGCTCAGGCGGGGATACGCCCTCTGCCGGCCGGTTGGTCCGCGAGGTCCGGGGGGAGGCAAGGCTCGAGACCTGGGAACGGTGGCGCATTCAGCTCGCCGCCGAGGATACGGTACGGCCTCATCGGGCTGTTGGAGCTGTTCTACCGAACTGGGAGGCCTGGAGAGATCGTGACGGGCTCCCGCTGACGTACAGGATGACGCAGGTGCTCACCGGGCATGAAGCATTCGGGGAGTTCCTGCTCAAGGATTAG